From Venturia canescens isolate UGA chromosome 3, ASM1945775v1, whole genome shotgun sequence:
TCCCAACAGGAAGAAGGAAGTTGACGATTTAGTTATGGAACACTTACAAGAGAAGCAAGACAGCAAGAAAAAGACGAAGAAGGCTGCGAGCGAAGAGTCGGAGGAGGGCGAAGACGAGGAGGAAGAAGCATCggaagaggaggaagaggaagaggagaagAAACCAGCGAAACGTGGAGCTCCGAAAAAGACTCCGCCAGCGAAACGCAACAAGAAGAATTCTTCGGACGACGAGGAAAGCGCGAGCGACGATGACGCGAGCGACGAAGAATACAGCCCGAAAAAAGCGGCGAAAGCAACACCCAAAAAAGGCCCCGGCAAAAAGAAGGCGAAAAAGGGAAGCGACAGCGACAGCGATGAGGATTGGGGCAGCAAAGCTAAGAAAGCAGCGACAACGGGCAAGAAGGCCGGAGGAAAGGGCAAAGGTGGCGGTGGCTATACGCGCGCTATTACACTCTCCCCTGAACTCGCCGC
This genomic window contains:
- the Non2 gene encoding upstream activation factor subunit spp27, with amino-acid sequence MVDISQDELRKEIAAILKDADLKTMSAKKVRQLIEEKLDIDLTERKKEVDDLVMEHLQEKQDSKKKTKKAASEESEEGEDEEEEASEEEEEEEEKKPAKRGAPKKTPPAKRNKKNSSDDEESASDDDASDEEYSPKKAAKATPKKGPGKKKAKKGSDSDSDEDWGSKAKKAATTGKKAGGKGKGGGGYTRAITLSPELAAVVGAKQMARHEVVKKVWSIIKERDLYDPKNKQFAICDDELIKVFGIKRFRTFGMMKYLKDHFVD